Proteins encoded by one window of Salvia splendens isolate huo1 chromosome 5, SspV2, whole genome shotgun sequence:
- the LOC121803037 gene encoding putative late blight resistance protein homolog R1B-16, whose amino-acid sequence MAYNLQPLITILEGILDPHQPRWIVDENNPQLQSLFDKATSLQKLLHSNSSFTKLDTQIREVTHQAEDILESHMVHHMLSGSDCVRFTLSTPDLQQVTRHLDSLMEQAEKLLEMGDEKMLRDLDSSMEQLKLVDNKMPSRSSSSSKSVVVGIDEDLMQLQDRLTRLEKKLEIVPIVGMGGIGKTTLAQKLYEDPLIVDHFAYRAWATISQDFNMQQILLSLLSCIIKKEELDQHKGKGIHELKDMLYKSLFCRKYLIVLDDIWSTRFWDEIKMYFPGNNNGSRIVITTRESDVANHADSSRLQHQVQLLSESESWNLLHQLVFGEEECPLVLQEIGRKIAKDCGGLPLAISVIGGLVSKMERSEDVWRKIGDNVIAAISGSDERCYSILSLSYNHLPNHLKPCFLYMGAFPEDYEISGSRLVQLWVAEGFVKSNGERCLEEEAEDWLKSLVDRNLFMVRLYKYGQPKSYSMHDMLRDLCIRKCDEDKFMNGPNKFTYCNPRRMSFHSSNELEDVNDSTESMSLTRSVVICIGFRRAKFPSGALFAARLLRVLDLRDMRFSTFPAEIFEFVNLRFLGVYCSLNLPRGISRLWNLQTLIARYCKFDEPAELWKLSELRHLEVDGIELLKDEAMKYSVLKKLQSIVSVIVPKDEATSLDGFLKRVPNIKKLVIDDRDRTRSMAIDLSHLHMLEILRFWWMRNISSPNGFGHCFTVIFPCNIRKLYLHECEMILGAWRTVCALHKLEVLEIYGCSFNKKWYDEEWELADRDVFPSLQFLHLAHLRIVRWIADETNFPRLRHLCVVGCRKLEEIPSGIGEIPTLQLIELVECSKSAVASAERIVEEQSENGNNDLKLRIKKWSDFRQ is encoded by the coding sequence ATGGCTTACAATCTTCAACCTCTCATCACCATTCTTGAAGGAATCCTTGATCCTCACCAACCACGATGGATTGTTGATGAAAACAACCCACAACTCCAATCCCTCTTCGATAAAGCTACTTCTCTTCAAAAGCTCCTTCATAGTAATTCTTCATTCACCAAACTAGACACCCAAATCAGAGAAGTGACACACCAAGCTGAAGACATCCTTGAATCCCACATGGTTCATCATATGCTCTCTGGATCGGATTGTGTGAGGTTCACTCTTTCCACACCAGATCTGCAGCAAGTAACACGACATCTTGATTCTCTGATGGAGCAAGCAGAGAAGCTGTTGGAGATGGGGGATGAGAAGATGCTGCGAGACCTTGATTCTTCTATGGAACAACTGAAGCTCGTGGATAACAAGATGCCGTCTAGAAGTTCATCCAGTTCCAAGAGTGTTGTTGTTGGAATTGATGAAGATCTGATGCAGCTCCAGGATCGGCTGACCCGTTTGGAGAAGAAGCTGGAGATCGTCCCCATCGTTGGTATGGGTGGAATAGGTAAAACCACTCTCGCTCAAAAGCTTTATGAAGATCCTTTGATTGTTGATCACTTTGCATATCGCGCTTGGGCCACTATCTCACAAGATTTCAATATGCAACAAATTCTCTTAAGCCTTCTTAGTTGCATAATCAAAAAAGAAGAACTTGATCAACATAAGGGCAAGGGAATACATGAGTTAAAAGATATGTTGTATAAGAGCTTGTTCTGTAGAAAATACTTGATTGTGTTAGATGATATATGGAGTACGAGATTCTGGGATGAGATAAAGATGTACTTCCCAGGCAACAACAATGGAAGTCGCATTGTGATTACCACTAGGGAATCCGATGTGGCGAACCATGCTGACTCTTCGAGATTGCAGCATCAAGTGCAACTGCTTAGCGAGTCTGAAAGTTGGAATCTACTTCACCAACTTGTGTTTGGAGAAGAGGAGTGCCCTCTTGTTTTACAAGAGATTGGTCGAAAGATCGCCAAGGATTGCGGTGGGCTTCCTCTAGCCATCAGTGTGATTGGAGGGTTAGTATCTAAGATGGAAAGATCAGAAGATGTTTGGAGGAAAATTGGGGACAATGTTATAGCAGCAATTTCTGGATCAGACGAGCGATGCTATAGTATATTGTCTTTAAGTTATAACCACTTGCCAAATCACTTGAAGCCATGTTTCTTATACATGGGAGCTTTCCCTGAAGACTACGAGATTAGTGGATCCAGACTCGTACAATTGTGGGTTGCAGAAGGATTTGTAAAATCGAACGGGGAAAGATGTTTGGAGGAAGAGGCTGAGGATTGGCTAAAGTCTCTAGTAGACAGAAATCTATTTATGGTTAGACTATATAAGTATGGACAACCAAAGAGTTACAGCATGCATGATATGTTGAGGGATCTATGCATTCGGAAATGTGATGAAGACAAGTTTATGAATGGTCCCAACAAGTTCACATACTGTAATCCACGCCGCATGAGTTTTCACTCATCAAACGAATTGGAAGATGTTAATGATTCAACAGAGTCAATGTCACTAACTCGATCTGTTGTTATATGCATTGGTTTTCGTAGGGCTAAGTTTCCGTCTGGTGCATTGTTTGCGGCAAGATTGCTAAGGGTATTGGACTTAAGGGATATGCGTTTCTCTACTTTCCCAGCCGAAATATTTGAATTTGTCAACCTACGCTTCTTAGGTGTTTACTGCTCTTTAAATCTACCGAGAGGAATATCAAGATTGTGGAATTTGCAAACTTTGATTGCTCGTTATTGCAAGTTTGATGAGCCAGCTGAGCTATGGAAGCTCTCTGAGTTAAGACATCTCGAAGTGGATGGAATTGAGTTGTTaaaagatgaggcaatgaagtaTAGTGTACTGAAGAAGCTGCAAAGTATTGTTTCAGTGATAGTACCTAAAGATGAGGCAACAAGTTTGGATGGTTTCCTCAAAAGAGTTCCAAATATCAAAAAGTTGGTAATTGATGATAGGGACCGAACTAGATCCATGGCAATTGATCTTAGCCATCTTCACATGCTCGAAATATTAAGATTCTGGTGGATGAGAAATATATCCTCTCCAAACGGTTTTGGTCATTGTTTCACAGTTATATTTCCTTGTAATATTAGAAAACTATATCTGCATGAATGTGAAATGATTTTGGGAGCGTGGAGGACTGTGTGTGCACTACATAAGCTGGAAGTTCTCGAGATATATGGCTGCAGTTTTAATAAGAAATGGTATGATGAAGAGTGGGAGTTAGCAGATAGAGATGTGTTCCCCTCACTGCAGTTTCTACATCTTGCACATTTGAGGATTGTGCGTTGGATAGCCGATGAGACCAATTTCCCTAGACTCCGCCACCTCTGCGTAGTTGGCTG